In Phyllostomus discolor isolate MPI-MPIP mPhyDis1 chromosome 2, mPhyDis1.pri.v3, whole genome shotgun sequence, the following are encoded in one genomic region:
- the LOC114513969 gene encoding histone-lysine N-methyltransferase PRDM9-like encodes MQATSRVPLSKEYSLKELSGTANWMTANDSEHAQKPVSPPGEACVFEKHTRQKLELGRKEMDMKVYILQERKGHVYQEVNEPQDDDSLYCEKCQNFFINSCAVHGPPTFVKDTAVDKGHPHRSALTLPPGLRIGPSGIPEAGLGVWNEAADLPVGLHFGPYEGHITEDGEAAKSRYSWLIAKGRNCYEYVDGKDRSWANWMRYVNCARDDEEQNLVAFQYHGQIFYRTCRVIRPGCELLVWFGDEYGQELGSKWGSKWKTELAARRAEPKPEVHPCPSCSLAFSSQKFLSQHMKLSHPSQILPGTSARKHLQAEEPCPEDQNQQQQHSSTHSWKDKAEGQESKERFQMKLKTSHGINHNPNP; translated from the exons ATGCAG GCAACATCCAGGGTGCCATTAAGCAAGGAATATAGTTTGAAGGAATTGTCAGGAACAGCAAATTGGATGACTGCAAATGACTCAGAGCATGCCCAGAAACCAGTGTCCCCTCCTGGAGAAGCATGTGTCTTTGAAAAGCACACTAGACAAAAATTgg AACTCGGGAGAAAGGAGATGGACATGAAGGTGTACATCCTACAAGAAAGAAAGGGCCATGTGTACCAAGAGGTCAACGAGCCCCAGGATGATGACTCCCTTT ATTGTGAGAAGTGTCAGAACTTCTTCATCAACAGCTGTGCTGTGCATGGGCCCCCTACATTTGTGAAGGACACTGCAGTGGACAAGGGGCATCCCCACCgctcagccctcaccctgccccctggaTTGAGAATCGGGCCATCAGGCAtccctgaggctgggcttggaGTGTGGAATGAGGCAGCTGACTTGCCAGTGGGTCTGCACTTTGGCCCTTATGAAGGACACATCACAGAGGATGGAGAGGCAGCCAAGAGCAGATACTCCTGGCTG ATCGCCAAAGGGAGAAACTGCTATGAGTATGTGGATGGAAAGGACAGATCCTGGGCCAACTGGATGAG GTATGTGAACTGTGCCCGGGATGATGAAGAACAGAACCTGGTGGCCTTTCAATACCACGGGCAGATTTTCTACCGAACCTGCCGGGTCATCAGGCCGGGCTGTGAGCTGCTGGTCTGGTTCGGGGACGAgtatggccaggagctgggcagcaagtGGGGCAGCAAGTGGAAAACAGAGCTTGCGGCCAGGAGAG CAGAACCAAAGCCAGAGGTCCACCCATGTCCAtcctgctctctggccttctccaGTCAGAAATTCCTCAGCCAGCACATGAAACTCAGTCATCCCTCTCAGATTCTCCCGGGAACATCTGCAAGAAAACACCTCCAAGCAGAGGAACCCTGTCCAGAGGATCAGAATCAGCAGCAGCAACATAGTAGTACACACAGCTGGAAGGATAAAGCTGAAGGTCAGGAA